The following proteins are co-located in the Triticum aestivum cultivar Chinese Spring chromosome 1A, IWGSC CS RefSeq v2.1, whole genome shotgun sequence genome:
- the LOC123181632 gene encoding WRKY transcription factor 28, which produces MSGASHDQHRRHLSGDFDELASLFAQRPADAASPSPMMLMQPQTPWFFADYLQTPGMDYDDAFARDFIGSPAGGVGGVEEVKREMLASDGAAGAVVVPGGGPGGTAHSVSVSSTSSEAGVGGSGGAVEDEAGKCKQEEGEGDDESKQAAADGEADKTKKGAAKGKGAARVKGEKRPRQARFAFMTKSEVDHLEDGYRWRKYGQKAVKNSPFPRSYYRCTTQKCPVKKRVERSYQDAAVVITTYEGKHTHPIPATLRGANHLLAAHAHAHGGHGLIHPGMFRMPAPPGAFRPGDALGSFLQQQHAAMQHQQQVAAAGMAMRQANAMASGHMQAPPADRGLAAAMAGGTTGNSTHTVSSSSADPLRMEQLMAQDYGLLQDMLMPPSFAHSDNSNNNSNRH; this is translated from the exons ATGTCGGGCGCGAGCCATGACCAGCACCGCCGCCACCTGTCGGGCGACTTCGACGAGCTGGCCTCGCTCTTCGCGCAGCGGCCGGCCgacgccgcctcgccgtcgcccatgATGCTGATGCAGCCGCAGACGCCGTGGTTCTTCGCCGACTACCTGCAGACGCCGGGGATGGACTACGATGACGCGTTCGCCAGGGACTTCATCGGCTCGCcggccggcggcgtcggcggcgtcgAGGAGGTGAAGAGGGAGATGCTGGCGAGCGACGGTGCCGCTGGCGCTGTTGTTGTGCCTGGCGGCGGGCCCGGCGGGACGGCGCACAGCGTGTCGGTGTCGTCCACGTCGAGCGAGGCcggggtcggcggcagcggcggcgcggtggaggacgAGGCCGGGAAGTGCAAGCAGGAGGAGGGCGAGGGCGACGACGAGAGCAAGCAGGCGGCGGCCGATGGAGAAGCGGACAAGACCAAGAAAGG GGCGGCGAAGGGGAAAGGGGCGGCGAGGGTCAAGGGGGAGAAGCGGCCGCGGCAGGCGCGGTTCGCGTTCATGACCAAGAGCGAGGTTGACCACCTCGAGGACGGCTACCGCTGGCGCAAGTACGGCCAGAAGGCCGTCAAGAACAGCCCCTTCCCAAG GAGCTACTACCGGTGCACGACGCAGAAGTGCCCGGTGAAGAAGCGGGTGGAGCGGTCGTACCAGGACGCCGCCGTGGTGATCACCACCTACGAGGGCAAGCACACCCACCCCATCCCCGCCACGCTCCGCGGCGCCAACCACCTGCTCGCCGCGCACGCCCACGCGCATGGCGGCCACGGGCTCATCCACCCCGGCATGTTCCGGATGCCGGCGCCGCCCGGCGCCTTCCGCCCCGGCGACGCGCTGGGCAGCTTCCTGCAGCAGCAGCACGCGGCCATGCAGCACCAGCAGCAGGTCGCCGCTGCAGGGATGGCGATGCGGCAGGCGAACGCCATGGCGAGCGGCCACATGCAGGCGCCTCCCGCTGATCGTGGcctggccgccgccatggccggagGTACGACGGGGAACAGTACCCATACTGTCAGCAGCAGTAGTGCCGATCCGCTGCGGATGGAGCAACTGATGGCGCAGGACTACGGCCTGCTGCAGGACATGCTGATGCCGCCGTCCTTCGCCCACAGCGACAACAGCAATAACAACTCCAACCGCCATTGA